The following are encoded together in the Bacillus sp. NP157 genome:
- the gspE gene encoding type II secretion system ATPase GspE encodes MTEHKDMLTGEPGETQVCAHLVAHGRLKDADLVRARRLHDETPEGTLTALMARLGLVSERDLADAWAALLGLPLLAAKDAPEMPPVDVELSARFLKQYHVVPVREGDDGVALLVADPADPYPLQAVRLATGREVQLRVGLRSEIDDLIERYYGQGRSAMGSIVESLDGSAAAEDDVEHLRDLASEAPVIRLVNLILQRAVEQRASDVHIEPFENRLKVRYRIDGVLHEVEAPPSSSTAAVISRVKIMARLNIAERRLPQDGRIQLRVQGKELDLRVSTVPTSFGESVVMRILDRESVVFDFASLGFTDHFRDRFVEVLDRPHGILLVTGPTGSGKTTTLYTALSQVNTPDVKIITVEDPVEYQIEGINQIQVKPQIGLDFAGALRSIVRQDPDVIMIGEMRDLETCRIAIQSALTGHLVLSTLHTNSAAGGVTRMLDMGVEDYLLGSTVNGILAQRLVRRLDPATATSYEAMPEVIEQFQLHKYTDERPIRLWKPGTSAVNPTGYRGRRAIMEFLVMSDPIRRLVMQRADAGEIERQARAEGMRTMYEDGLAKAVAGITTIEEVLRVTQES; translated from the coding sequence ATGACCGAGCATAAGGACATGCTGACCGGCGAACCGGGTGAGACCCAGGTCTGCGCGCACCTTGTCGCGCACGGCCGCCTGAAGGATGCCGACCTCGTCCGGGCGCGTCGCCTGCACGATGAGACGCCCGAGGGCACCCTGACGGCCCTGATGGCCCGTCTCGGCCTGGTTTCCGAACGCGACCTCGCCGACGCATGGGCCGCCCTGCTGGGCCTGCCACTGCTGGCCGCCAAGGACGCGCCCGAGATGCCGCCGGTCGACGTCGAGTTGTCTGCGCGCTTTCTCAAGCAATATCACGTGGTACCCGTGCGCGAGGGCGACGATGGCGTCGCCCTGCTGGTCGCCGATCCCGCCGATCCCTATCCCCTGCAGGCGGTGCGCCTGGCCACCGGCCGCGAGGTGCAGCTGCGCGTCGGCCTGCGCTCGGAAATCGACGACCTGATCGAACGTTATTACGGCCAGGGCCGTTCGGCGATGGGTAGCATCGTCGAGAGCCTCGATGGCAGCGCCGCCGCGGAAGACGACGTCGAGCACCTGCGCGACCTGGCGTCCGAGGCGCCGGTCATCCGCCTGGTCAACCTGATCCTGCAGCGCGCGGTCGAGCAGCGCGCCTCCGACGTGCATATCGAGCCGTTCGAAAACCGACTGAAGGTGCGCTACCGCATCGACGGCGTGCTCCACGAAGTGGAAGCCCCGCCGTCCAGTTCCACCGCCGCCGTGATCTCGCGCGTGAAGATCATGGCCCGCCTGAACATCGCCGAGCGCCGCCTGCCGCAGGATGGCCGCATCCAGTTGCGCGTGCAGGGCAAGGAGCTGGACCTGCGTGTGTCCACCGTGCCGACCAGCTTCGGCGAGTCGGTGGTGATGCGTATCCTCGACCGCGAGTCGGTCGTGTTCGATTTCGCGTCGCTGGGCTTCACCGATCATTTCCGCGACCGTTTCGTCGAGGTGCTCGATCGTCCGCACGGCATCCTGCTGGTGACCGGCCCGACCGGTTCCGGCAAGACCACCACGCTGTACACGGCGCTGTCGCAGGTCAACACGCCGGACGTGAAGATCATCACCGTCGAAGACCCGGTCGAATACCAGATCGAAGGCATCAACCAGATCCAGGTGAAACCGCAGATCGGCCTCGACTTCGCCGGCGCCCTGCGTTCCATCGTCCGCCAGGATCCGGACGTCATCATGATCGGCGAAATGCGCGACCTGGAAACCTGCCGCATCGCGATCCAGTCCGCGCTTACCGGCCACCTGGTGTTGTCCACGCTGCATACCAACAGCGCGGCGGGCGGCGTGACCCGCATGCTCGACATGGGCGTGGAGGACTACCTGCTGGGCTCGACCGTCAACGGCATCCTCGCGCAGCGCCTGGTGCGCCGGCTCGATCCGGCCACGGCGACGTCGTACGAGGCGATGCCCGAAGTCATCGAACAGTTCCAGCTGCACAAATACACCGACGAACGGCCGATCCGGCTGTGGAAGCCAGGCACCAGCGCCGTCAACCCCACGGGCTATCGCGGTCGCCGGGCCATCATGGAATTCCTGGTGATGAGCGATCCCATCCGTCGGCTGGTGATGCAACGTGCCGATGCCGGTGAAATCGAACGCCAGGCTCGCGCCGAAGGCATGCGCACCATGTACGAAGATGGCCTGGCCAAGGCCGTGGCGGGCATCACCACCATCGAGGAAGTCCTGCGCGTGACGCAGGAATCGTGA